From Neosynechococcus sphagnicola sy1, the proteins below share one genomic window:
- a CDS encoding CsbD family protein translates to MGLDDRAKATAQNIEGKIQEAAGDLTGDPKAQAEGKAKQAEAKVHHTVEDVKDEVKKIAD, encoded by the coding sequence ATGGGTCTAGATGATAGAGCTAAGGCAACCGCCCAAAATATCGAAGGTAAAATCCAAGAAGCAGCAGGAGATCTGACAGGAGATCCCAAAGCACAAGCAGAAGGTAAGGCAAAACAGGCAGAGGCAAAAGTTCACCATACTGTCGAAGACGTGAAAGATGAAGTCAAAAAAATTGCTGACTAA
- a CDS encoding CsbD family protein: MSFAVTFATIMAFSFGSLEGWAATLPTQLISQPQTHIATMNQVEAISKNIEGKAQAAIGNITGNPKDQIIGKAKQVESQIRNVTEDKNEKINLRGRTKAVTKNIEGTVKEARGQVTGNRKDQVSGKANKIESQIINTVEDVKDKVQDILN; this comes from the coding sequence ATGAGTTTTGCTGTAACCTTCGCAACTATTATGGCTTTTAGCTTTGGTTCATTAGAAGGCTGGGCTGCAACGTTACCCACGCAACTTATCAGTCAACCACAGACTCATATTGCAACAATGAATCAAGTTGAGGCAATCTCGAAAAATATTGAAGGTAAAGCTCAAGCAGCGATCGGAAATATAACAGGTAATCCTAAAGATCAGATAATCGGAAAAGCAAAGCAAGTCGAAAGTCAGATTCGAAATGTAACAGAGGATAAGAACGAAAAGATTAATTTAAGAGGGAGGACAAAGGCGGTAACAAAAAATATTGAAGGCACAGTTAAGGAAGCAAGAGGTCAGGTTACTGGTAACCGCAAAGACCAGGTCTCAGGAAAAGCTAACAAAATCGAAAGCCAAATTATCAATACAGTAGAAGATGTGAAAGATAAAGTTCAAGATATCCTTAATTAA
- a CDS encoding lmo0937 family membrane protein → MPNIIWTVAVVLVILWLLGFSIHIGGSLIHLLLVLALIGIVYNLFVGRRLI, encoded by the coding sequence ATGCCGAATATCATCTGGACTGTTGCTGTTGTACTTGTCATTCTTTGGTTACTAGGTTTCTCAATTCACATAGGCGGCAGCTTAATCCACCTACTCTTAGTTTTGGCACTGATTGGGATTGTGTACAACTTATTTGTAGGGCGACGATTGATCTAA
- a CDS encoding alpha-amylase — protein MSELNGVMMQYFHWYYSSDGSLWKQVEEKAEDLRNAGVTSLYLPPACKGAAGGYDVGYGVYDLFDLGEFDQKGSIRTKYGTKQEYINAIKKAQSLGIRVYADLVFNHKLGADEEEEMEATPFNPDNRNDTVGEYQTIKAWTGFTFPGRGEKYSSMKWHWWHFDAIDYNSYNADENAIYLFKGKEFDRNVNLEKGNFDYLMGCDLDMSHPEVVGELKYWGEWYINTTNVDGFRFDAVKHVSADFFREWLEHISKHAERDIFAVGEYWSYDVEALNSFIETTNGRVTLFDTPLHQNFHIASNMGNDYDMRQIFDNTLVQHQPTLAVTFVENHDSQPLQALESVVESWFKPLAYGLILLRKDGYPCIFYADYYGADYKDIGNDGEEHEIWIDSLKFLIDKMLFARKTFAYGDQYNYFDHPNTIGWTRLGNDEKPGGMAIVLSNGDAGSKYMEVGQPNRTYIDITEHSDKSIETNEEGWAEFRCEAGSISVWVPN, from the coding sequence ATGTCTGAGCTTAATGGTGTCATGATGCAATATTTCCACTGGTATTACTCCTCGGATGGAAGCCTATGGAAGCAAGTTGAAGAGAAAGCGGAAGACTTAAGAAATGCTGGTGTTACCTCTCTTTACTTGCCTCCCGCTTGCAAGGGAGCCGCAGGCGGCTACGATGTAGGGTATGGAGTATACGACTTATTTGACCTTGGTGAGTTTGATCAAAAAGGCTCAATTCGGACAAAGTACGGCACAAAGCAAGAATATATTAATGCAATTAAAAAGGCACAAAGTCTTGGGATCAGAGTCTACGCAGATCTCGTTTTTAATCACAAGTTGGGTGCTGACGAAGAAGAGGAAATGGAGGCAACACCTTTCAATCCTGACAATCGTAATGACACTGTAGGCGAATATCAAACAATCAAGGCCTGGACGGGGTTTACTTTTCCTGGTCGAGGTGAAAAATACTCCAGTATGAAGTGGCACTGGTGGCATTTTGATGCGATTGATTACAATTCTTACAATGCTGACGAGAACGCAATCTATTTATTTAAGGGTAAAGAGTTTGATCGCAACGTTAATTTAGAAAAAGGAAACTTTGATTATTTAATGGGTTGCGATTTAGACATGAGTCACCCTGAAGTGGTTGGAGAGCTGAAATACTGGGGTGAATGGTACATTAATACGACAAATGTAGATGGATTTAGATTTGATGCGGTAAAACATGTTTCTGCTGATTTCTTTCGAGAATGGTTAGAACACATCAGTAAACACGCCGAAAGGGATATTTTTGCAGTGGGTGAGTACTGGTCATACGATGTTGAGGCTCTTAATAGTTTTATCGAAACAACTAACGGCAGAGTCACACTTTTTGACACCCCGCTTCACCAAAACTTTCACATTGCAAGTAATATGGGTAACGATTATGATATGCGCCAGATCTTTGACAATACGCTGGTGCAGCACCAACCTACCCTAGCGGTAACATTTGTAGAAAATCACGACTCTCAACCACTACAAGCTCTAGAGTCTGTTGTTGAATCTTGGTTTAAACCACTTGCCTATGGGTTAATTTTACTGAGAAAGGATGGTTACCCATGCATCTTTTACGCTGATTATTATGGTGCTGACTATAAGGATATAGGAAATGATGGAGAAGAGCATGAGATTTGGATAGATAGCCTTAAGTTCTTGATTGACAAGATGTTATTTGCTCGTAAGACTTTTGCTTACGGTGATCAGTACAATTATTTTGATCACCCTAATACAATTGGCTGGACACGATTGGGGAATGATGAAAAACCCGGTGGAATGGCAATCGTTCTCAGTAATGGTGATGCTGGCAGTAAATACATGGAAGTCGGACAGCCCAACCGTACCTATATCGATATTACCGAGCACAGTGATAAATCCATTGAAACCAACGAAGAAGGGTGGGCAGAGTTTCGATGTGAGGCGGGGTCAATATCGGTTTGGGTTCCAAATTAG